Genomic window (Oncorhynchus mykiss isolate Arlee chromosome 28, USDA_OmykA_1.1, whole genome shotgun sequence):
gagagagagacattatgtaGCACCATGGGATTGactcaggagggagagagagacattatgtaGCACCATGGGATCGACTCAGGAAGGAGAGACATTATGTAGCACCATGGGATCGactcaggaaggagagagagacattatgtaGCACCATGGGATCGactcaggaaggagagagagacattatgtaGCACCATGGGATTGactcaggaaggagagagagagacattatgtaGCACCATGGGATTGactcaggaaggagagagagacattatgtaGCATCATAGGACCGACTCAGGAAGAAGAGGTTGTAGATCCGGCCTATAAACTACGACCAACGGTCCCCAAAATACTCCACTAAATACAGATTTGCCAGTACAGTAGCTAGAGGTCACTTTCATTTAGGAAGATGTCAGGAAGCTTgttctgagctgtgtgtgtgtgtgtgagagctgtgtgagagaggtgagtgtgcgtgtgtgagagctgtgagtgtgagagaggtgtgtgtgtgagagtgatgtgtgtgtgtgtgtgtgagaggtgtgtgtgagaggtgtgtgagagaggtgtgtgtgtgagagaggtgtgtgtgtgtgcgagtggtgtgtgtgagtgagagagagctgtgtgtgtgtgtgtgtgtgtgtaatgacctTAAGTGTCATGTCGTCAGAGCAGGAGGCCAGCAGACTCCCCGTGGGATCCCACTTGATTGCATTCACTTCATTCTataggagggaaagagaaaggaatGATGAGTGGAAATACAAGGAAACACGTTGTGAACTTTATAATATAGCAGCACACAAAGAATTCATTAACTGTCTAAAGGCACTTCCTGTAGTGATgtgagaacaggaacaggacgGGCAAAAGCCTTCACCTTTATATTCAGGTCAGTGCATTTGAAGACGAGGCCTTTAGACTATAGAGATGAATCAATGTCAGTCACAATGTCAAcgtgacagagaggagactgtTGAAACGCATCCAGGCCAGACAGCCAGTCCCTGGTCTTACCGTGTGTCCCTGAAAAGTCTTGACAGGCCGGTCCTGGCCCAGCTTACACACGTGTATGCACATGTCCGTGCTGCAGGAGGCAAACGTGTTGTTGCTCTGCCAGTCCACGTCCAGGGCCGGCGCAGAGTGGAAGGGAAACTGCTGCTTGGCCTCTCCTGTGTGAGCGTCCCAAATGATGGTGGTCTGAACGGGAGATGGATACACTGTCAGAGTCCTTTCATCATGACTGACCAATGACAGCACCCCATGATgaatcaaattaatttacaaaAGGATTTTAAATCCAACTGTCTATCACAAAACCCATTTATCTTACCGTATCCACGTTATCTTACCTTATCTACTCCTGCACTGAGGATGAAGTTTCCTTTCTTATTCCATTTAAGGGCAAATATAGGACCTTTATGCTGGCCCAAGGTACTGGCGAGGTTACCTGCAAAAACACACGTCACGGTGCTTGTTTAGCATGAGAACAGGTTTATGGGTCATCTATGATTGGGTGTTTAGAAATGTTGAGATGCTGCTCTAACCAAAAAGGATCCCCCTAAATGGATAGACATGTCGTCCAGAAATCACCTCATTGGACAAACGCTTATATTGGTTTGCCTAAAACCTATTAAAGCAAAAAATGTTAATGTAAACCATTAACAACGGCCGTAGTGCATCTTTAAAATGGCTTACCGTCTTTGGTCCATATTCTGGCAAAGCCGTCGTACGAGCCTGTGGCTAGCAGCGTACCCTCACTCTGAAAAATACAAATTCATCAGTTATTTaggttgttttgttttttaaaaccaAAACTAAAacctttaacttcttggtgacagggggcagtattttcacatccggatgaaatgcatgcccaaattcaactgcccgttactcatccccagaagataagatatgcatattattagtagatttggatagaagacactgacatttctaaaactgtttgaatcatgtctgagtataacagaacttatttagcaggtgaaatcccgaggacaaaccattcagatttatttatttttaggtcACTTTTCAATGTGACCTGGgtcggaggtgctatcctcagataatagtaTCGTTTGCTTTTGCcctaaagcctttttgaaatctgacatgttggctggattcacaacaagtgtagctttaatttgctatcttgcatgtgtgatttcatgaaagttagatgtttataggaatttatttgaatttggcgctctgcattttccctggcttttggccaggtgggacgctagtgtcccacatatatcccagagaggttattaACCTGGAATTCTGGGTTGTCATATTTTTGTTTCTGTTGCACACCTGATTGGGACCAAACAAGGGACCAATCCTAATTTGAGATTTATGTGCATTACTAAAACCTTGGCAAACAATTATCCTGATGACATCAAACATTTACCAGAAAGTCAGTTTTGCGATTAGGCTCAAAGTACTTTAAAAGCTCGCCCATGGAAAATACAGGGCTGTCGCTACTGAATAAAGATTTACAGTAGAGCAGGCTGTCATTTCCCTGCTCTATGAAGGATACGTTGAGTATCTGCTCTACTGTAAATCTTTATTCAGTAGCGACAGCCCTGTATTTTCCATGGGCGAGAGAAGCCGGTCCCATATTTCCAGCTGGGAAGACAAACTAATCGGGGTCTCTCTCTAACTCACATTCCAGTCCAGTGAGGTGACGTCTTTGTTGCTGGGTACGTCCTGGCCTCCCTCCCGTATACAGTGTCTCAGCACCAGCTGCGTGGAGCTGCCCGTGCCGTTCTCACTCAGGTTCCAGATCCGCGCCGTCGAGTCcccagacctacacacacacacacacacacagtcatccaACTTCTTTGGATAGCCTAGAACCACAGTAATGTCTGACTACGTAGATTGTATTATATGGTGCGTAGGATTCAATTAGATGTGCAAGtacaaaacacacaaacattaTTTCACTGAAGGTTACCACCAGCAACCTGTTGGAAACAGCCTTGACTAAGTTCTGCCACATCAAATGTAGGTCAATGCATACTTCTCCAGACTACCAATGCTGTATGAAGGTGGATTTTACTTTATGAACAGAAATAATTTATCTTTAGGCTATGTCCCTTctctgtagagagacagaagtaGGACAGACAGTGAAACAGAAGTAGGACAGACAGTGAAACAGAAGTAGGACAGACAGTGAAACAGAAGTAGGACAGACAGTGAAACAGAAGTAGGACAGACAGTGAAACAGAAGTAGGACAGACAGTGAAACAGAAGTAGGACAGACAGTGAAACAGAAGGATATAGGAGTTTGTTCTGTACCCAGAGGCGAGCAGGTCGTTGACGGGGTTCCAGGCACAGATGAACACCTCTGACTCGTGGCCCCTCAGCACCATGGCCTTGTTTTGGGGGATCTCCACATCCTGGTCCACCTCCATCATCTCTGCATGGTGGTCTGGGGAGGCACACCATAAAGTTAGACTCATCGTGTATCAAATGTCTTATATCCATCTAGAGTCCTCTATCTCTATGCTAGACACACAGATCAGAGTTTTTGGGCGGAGTCCTGGGCCAATTCTGCACTTGCACATTCCTCCATCATTTAAAATGCACAGGATTTACGTAAGCATTGGCTGATGGAGTTTCCACCCCTGTTAAATCCATGACCAGAGGGGGATATTGCTAGCTTGTCGAATAGCAGCTAAACCTACGCTAGTGTTAGTATGGATGACAACAGTCTCCACCGTATATTGTGCTTTAGGCCTCACACCTCTTGAGTTTATGTATTGTAAATCAGTTGTACTGTTATGGATCATGAAAGGAAACATGGAAAATGTAACAAAAATAATCAAAGACGTGCGATAATAAAAGGTTCTGCTCACTGGCTAAGCCATGGGCGCCGTTCTCCTCGCCGTTGGCAGCGGTGCCTCCCTCTCCGTTCTTGGCACCGCCAGGTTGGAGGCCCTGGGTGCCGCTGGTGCTGCCCACCTGCTGCTGCTGGGCCAGCTTTTCCCTGTAGGCCTGCTGCCGCGTCTGCACCACGTCGGGCATAACCGCGTCGATCAGGGACAGCGACTCGATGGGCCGCCCGTCAAAAAGAGTGCCATCCTGGGTGGCAACAAGACAGCAGTTTGGGTTCTTGCACGGCTTCAGGTACTACTAATGATGGGTGGGGCTGGGAACTGCAGAGACCTCATGATATCATCACCATACTTAGCTGCTAATTCGATAAGTATTGCGATTCTTACTTttctatatgtattgcaattATATACAGTTgagatcagaagtttacatacaccttagccaaatgcaataaaacccagtttttcacaattcctgacatttaatcctagtaaaaattccctgtcttaggtcagttagtcaccactttattttaagaatgtgaaatgtcagtaatggtagtgatttatttcaacttttatttctttcatcacattcccagtgggtcagaagctatCAAActcgattagtatttggtagcattgcatttaaactgtttaacttgggtcaaacattgcAGAtagccttcccacaataagttgggtgaattttggcccattcctcctgacagagctggtgtaactaagccaggtttggaggcctccttgctcgcacacgccttctcagttctgcccacaaattttctataggattgaggtcagggctttgtgatggccactccaatacctttgttgttcttaagccattttgccacaactttggaagtatgcttggggtcattgtccatttggaagacgcatttgcgaccaagcttgaacttcctgactgatgtcttgatgttgcttcaatatatccacatcattttcctgcctcatgatgccatctattttgtgaagtgcactagtccctcctgcagcaaagcaccccacaaacataacgatggtcattacggccaaacagttctgtttttgtttcatcagaccagaggacatttctccaaaaagtacgatctttgtccccatgtgcagttgcaaaccgtagtctgtcttttttatggcggttttggagcagtgcctttgctgagcaacctttcaggttatgttgatataggactcgttttactgtggatatagatacttttgtacctgcttcctccagcatcttcacaaggtcctttgctgttgttctgggattgatttgcacttttcgcaccaaagtacattcatctctaggagacagaatgcatctccttcctgagcggtatgacagctgcgtggtcccatggtgtttatacttgcgtactattgtttgtacagatgaacatgataccttcagacatttggaaattgctcccaaggatgaaccagacttgtggggtctacaaaaaaatattctgaggtcttggctgatttcttttgattttcccatgatgtcaagcaaagaggcactgggtttgaaggtaggccttgaaatacatccacagatacacctccaattgactctaatgatgccaattagcctatcagaagcttctaaagccatgacgtaattttctgaaattttccaagctgtttaaaggcacagtcaacttagtgcatgtaaacttctgacccactggaattgtgatacagagaTTACTTCCCTTATAATTcaatgtaaacaattgttggaaaaatgacttatgtcatgcacaaagtagatgtcctaacccacttgccaaaactatagtttgttaacaagaaatttgtggaatggttgataaactagttttaatgactccaacataagtgtatgtaaccttccgacttcaactgtatgcactgcgattctatatgtattccaattcgatatgtattgcgattctcccGATTCGATAAACATTGATTCTATATGttttgtgattctcatgattctacagTGGGgcgaacaagtatttgataacctgcaaaatttacagtgtttcctacttacaaagcaggtagaggtctaatttttatcataggtacacttcaactgtgagagacggaatctaaaacaaaaatccagaaaatcacattgtatgatttttaagtaattaatttgcattttattgcatgacataagtatttgatacatcaaaaaagcagaacttaatttggtacagaaacctttgtttgcaattacagagatcatacgtttcctgtagttcttgaccaggtttgcacacactgcagcagggattttggcccactcctccatacagaccttctccagatccttcaggttccgGGCTGTCGCTGggaaatacggactttcagctccccccaaagattttctgttgggttcaggtctggagactggctaggccactccaggaccttgagatgcttcttacggagccactccttagttgccctggctgtgtgtttcgggtcgttgtcatgctggaagaaccagccacgacccatcttcaatgctcttactgagggaaggaggttgttggccaagatctcacgatacatggccccatccatcctcccctcaatacggtgcagtcgtcctgtcccctttgcagaaaagcatccccaaagaatgatgtttccacctccatgcttcacagttggaatgctgttcttggggttgtactcagccttcttcttcctccaaacacgacgagtggagtttagaccaaaaagctatatttttgtctcatcagaccacatgaccttctcccattcctcctctggatcatccagatggtcattggcaaacttcagacgggcctggacatgcgctggcttgagcagggggaccttgcgtgctctgcaggattttaatccatgactgcgtagtgtgttactaatagttttctttgagactgtggtcccagctctcttcaggtcattgatcaggtcctgccgtgtagttctgggctgatccctcaccttcctcatgatcattgatgccccacgaggtgagatcttgcgtggagccccagaccgagggtgattgaccgtcatcttgaacttcttccatttttgaataattgcgccaacagttgttgccttctcaccaagctgcttgcctattgtcctgtagcccatcccagccttgtgcaggtctacaattttattcctgatgtccttacacagctctctggtcttggccattgtggagaggttagagtctgtttgattgagtatgtggacaggtgtcttttatacaggtaatgagttcaaacaggtgcagttaatacaggtaatgagtggagaacaggagggcttcttaaagaaaaactaacaggtctgtgagagccggaattcttactggttggtaggtgatcaaatacttatgtcatgcaataaaatgccaattaattacttaaaaatcatacaatgtgattttctggattttccgtctctcacagttgaagtgtacctatgataaaaattacagacctctacatgctttgtaagtaggaaaacttgcaaaatcggcagtgtgtcaaatacttgttctccccactgtatatgtattgtgattctatatgtattgattCGACAGCGTGCTTTCACTGTGATTTGATGTTCctaacatattgctcactatgtcTGCTGCTGAGGGACAAGAGAGAACAGTagaaaacaagttttgatcagtcagtgaaacaaagtgctgaaaacatgttggctcactatttaaaaacaaaacggagaacaagctataggatgaaaaacaGCAGTTTTGGCGCAGGCACAGATGACCAGCACTAGCTAACTACCTACAGTAGCaaaaatgataataaatacatGTACAAATCGATACTTTGAGTCAAATATAGATAAGATagtccaaaaataatattgcgatttGTAACTTCATTAATTCCCACCCCATCACTACAGGTGATTCAGGGCCAGATGGTTTTATAATACCATAATGGCTAAAGGGAAATTCCACTCAAAAGTTAACATTTCTTTCTTTACCTTTGAATGTTTCAATTGATATGTCTAACATGCGTCTTTACCCAGAAATTTGTCAAAATCTGTAGAAGAGCACTAGAAAATTACAATCCAATGACATCAGCTATTGCAGAGCAATAGAGCGGATGATGTCATAGGATTGCTCTTCCCTAGGATTAGATGTAATGTAATCCTAGATTTGTGGTTGGGGCAACTTCAACCGTCTTACATTTAGGAAATTAAAGGCTACAGAGAAGGTATTGAACacggcggcaggtaacctagtggttacagcgttgggccagtaaccgaaaggttgctcgatcgaatccctgagctgacaaggtaaaaatctgtcgttctgcccctgaacaaggcggttatcccactgttcctaggccgtcattgtacataataatttgttcttaactgacttgcctagttaaataaaataaacagtcAATATATAGGAAAGTTGACGGTTAGTGGCGTACAGTTAGTAAATAAGCAAGTTAGCATTGAGGGTACTGACCTCGTTGATGCTGACCTCTGCCTCCACGTACTGCAGGCCCTTCTGAATGATGGAGATGAGGGCAGCAGGGGGCACCAGGGCTCCGTTGATATTGGACTGGCTGATGTGGCTCTCTATGCCAAAGGTGAAAGCCGAGTGGGAGAAGCCTGGCagacagggagagggatggagagagggacattAGTGTTGTTACACCCCCGTCCTTCAAATCGCCACACCACTGCGTCATTAGGTTGTTATGGTTACTTTATACTCAGCGGGCAAAACTTGTTGAAATTATGTCATAGTGACATAATTTCAACCCGTGTCTGGTCAGTGACAtcatttcaaccagcttcaccagctGTGTAGCACTCAGTTAACATTCCATTTGAGgattatggtggtagatatattAAGCATTTTTCCTGCATTTCAGCTAGATAAATTACAGATCTGACAATGGATAGTGGTCCAAATTAGTTCAAAAAGAAATGTTCAATAGGACGAGACACTACATTTCCGGAGCAGGCTCAAGTACACGAGAAGATGTAGGTCTGTCTTACCCGACTCTTGCAGGTATCTGTACACCAGGAAGTTGACCTCATCACTGCTAATGCTCATTTTTAATCCTGGCGGTTAAACCATGGGGTCAGCGCAGGATAGGAGCCTAGCAagaacaagagacagacagtTACAACACCTACCCTGACGAAATATGAATGCTGAATCCTATTATAGTAAGACAATTATTTACTGAGTGAACTGACATGTCAATGAACCCAGTGCCTTCGCCGGGGTTGAACATTTGAACGCTTGCCCATGGATTACCAATACACTGATTAGTAACTAAGTATTTAGGTGGAACTGGGCATGCTTTTGAACTTGGTAGTCTTGGCAAGTGGGAACATTGACTTTCAACACGTAGTGTAGATTGTAAATGTGTAGTAGATCCTTAAACAGGGTGTAATTCCcaagtcaaaaaaaaaaaataaaaaaataaataagactAACTCCCCAACAGATAATGACTTAAGGCCTTTTGATCCCTCACCTTGCCCGACCTACTTTGTGCAAACTTCATAACTCTGTGGCTACAGCGATCATCATTTGGCAGTACAATCATGGAGTTGAATTCTTCTTTGGTGGGTTGTGGAGTGTTCCCATCCTGGTCCTTAGGCGGGGCACCAGTTTCCATTCATTAATCCCGACAACTGGAAATCATTACCAAGCCCTCCTTAAAGAGGGCAGGCTAATTCTTGTGGACAAAACCACTGGGGGAaaggaaatgggggggggggggtttgggaaTAATAGCCAGCATAGTTTGTATCCCTGCCGCGTATTTATTCAAGCAAAGCCACACACTGTTTAAACAGGACTGTGGAAATAAACAGGGACGACGAGGATGGCTGGATTGAAACTTCCAGCTCTCCGTCATGCCAGCACACTAAAGTCAACACTCAGACCAGAAATTAGATCCAACGCTAATCAAATCAAGAGCGCCTTGAACTCTGGCGAATGACGATGCACTTCATTGCGCAGACAGAATCATGACAATGTTGGGTGCGTAACCGCGTTGCAGGAGACACCCATAGGTGTTCACATTGAGTATGAGGGGTCAGGTTGCTGAGGTGGTGTCTACATACATtcatctaaaatatatatacatatttaaatACACGGACAACAGGTTTGCATGTTATTTGCTGAGTACATTGCTTTTCTCTTGTCCCGTATCAATTACAGACAGggtctctcctcgcctccttctcaaaaggCGTTGGAGGAGAAGAATGAGAAAGTGCCAGGTTTTCATTCAAACTTGTAGCTGCTTGAAAACACCCACCCACTGGCCAGGATTAGTGATGTTAAGCCAGACCATAGCTCACATTGCGAGTGGTGGGTGACCTGCTGATAGCCTAGCCTGCCTACCATTGACTACTAGCCTATGCACTCAAATGGCGAATCGGAGGCACACTTTAAttacaataataaaaaaataagagtAGCTTTTTAATCGTGGCCATCAAAACAGTTAGCACATGATAGCATATAGAATTTGTTATGCAATGACAGGGCTTATAAAAACAAGTTTCACTCCAGTAGCAGCTTTTTTAAGAGCTGCTCTCATTCTGTCTGACAGGTGACAGTATATTCCTCTCCTCAAACtaggctctgtatgctgtgcATGTGATAAGATACCTGGCGACTAATAAATACACAACTGACAATTTAATTGTACTAAATAatgcaaattaacctatagaccAATAAGCATAACCAATCACATGTATTTTTGATGGCTAACCGGTTAACACCCCAACCTCTCGGTAGGCTATAGTACACTGTAgattctactgtattgtactcccTCTCTGAACGCGAGGCCCATGGACAGCACTTTCTCTAGGGTTGTCACGATACCAGTCTCACGAAACTCAAGTATCGTgtcaaggaaacaaaacatgaagcgGACAAAATTTGCTGAGGAAAACAGTCCTAATATTGGAAACAAACAGCCTTATGTTGTTACCCAGAATCACATGTTTCTTTTCCAAGCCAtagcacaatattttacatacagtaggACCAAAGAGTTGTCTGACTTGTGTTTTCCTGCCATGGAAAATCATGTATTGTAGTACCTGGTTTCGTGACAAACCTATGTTCTATGAATACGAGCCCCAAGGACAGCAATCTCTCCCTGAGCACGAGGCCCAAGGCTGTGAGTGTGAATGCATTAACCCAGCACAGCACCGTTTGTACGGCACATTCCATCCATAAATCACAGCCGGGACCTCGAGGGTGAATGTGTGGGAAATCATGTCAGCTACAGCTCGACAAGCCAGATTACAACGGGTTGAGGCGTTAACTAATTGTGCCGATGTGTATTCCTATTCCCCTACGTAAATATTTACAGCGTTCAAGGGACGGAAGGTGTTTCTTTTTCCAGTCCGTGCCGCTTCAAGGTTGTGCCACAAGTCAGCCGGGTCATGGAGGGTGAATATGACTCACTGGTGTGAGGTCTTGACGTACACTGAAGTACAGGCCTCAACCCCAGAGTCCTGACATGTTGTCGGGGGCATGACTGTGCCTGCAGACTCCTCTCGTGCTCCTTCACTACAGTTCACAGAGCGGATGAGAAAAGACTATGTTGATGCAAAATGACACGCTTATCCTACGTGGTATCCAAAATTAACTCTGCATCCTGGTAGTCCAGGTCTGAGCCAACGTATAGAAAAAGTCATCCTTACAACACACTTTGCACTCAAGTCAAAGTGTGAACCTGCGATAACCACTGTGCTTTCTAATTTACT
Coding sequences:
- the LOC110509001 gene encoding F-box-like/WD repeat-containing protein TBL1XR1; translated protein: MSISSDEVNFLVYRYLQESGFSHSAFTFGIESHISQSNINGALVPPAALISIIQKGLQYVEAEVSINEDGTLFDGRPIESLSLIDAVMPDVVQTRQQAYREKLAQQQQVGSTSGTQGLQPGGAKNGEGGTAANGEENGAHGLANHHAEMMEVDQDVEIPQNKAMVLRGHESEVFICAWNPVNDLLASGSGDSTARIWNLSENGTGSSTQLVLRHCIREGGQDVPSNKDVTSLDWNSEGTLLATGSYDGFARIWTKDGNLASTLGQHKGPIFALKWNKKGNFILSAGVDKTTIIWDAHTGEAKQQFPFHSAPALDVDWQSNNTFASCSTDMCIHVCKLGQDRPVKTFQGHTNEVNAIKWDPTGSLLASCSDDMTLKIWSMKQDSCVHDLQAHSKEIYTIKWSPTGPGTNNPNANLMLASASFDSTVRLWDVERGVCIHTLTRHQEPVYSVAFSPDGRHLASGSFDKCVHIWNTQTGALVHSYRGTGGIFEVCWNATGDKVGASASDGSVCVLDLRK